The region TGCTGATCGCCGGCGCGACAGGTTCAGGCAAAAGCATTTGCATAAACACCATCATTGCCAGCATTCTTTTTAAGGCTCATCCGATTCAGGTACAATTTGTCATGATCGATCCGAAACGCCTTGAGCTTTCAATTTATAATAATCTTCGCCATCACCACCTGACCTACCGCAAAGATTTAAACGAGGAAGTAGTTACCACCGCCTCAAATGCTATTTCCGTCCTGAAAAGTATGGAAGCAGTCATGGAGAAACGTTACGAAATTCTGGCCCGGGCCGGGGTACGAAACATCAACGATTATAACAAGAAATTACAGAGCGGTCAGTTGAAGGAAATCGAATATGAAGAGCCGTTTGAATACCTGGAATACCTGGTTTTGATTATCGACGAACTTGCCGATTTGATGCTTACCGCAGCTCGCGAAGTTGAGGAACCCATCGCCAGGCTGACCCAGATGTCCCGCGCCGTCGGCATTCATTTAATAGTAGCGACCCAACGTCCCTCAGTGGATGTGATCACCGGAATCATCAAGGCGAACTTCCCGGCCCGGCTTGCTTTTCAAGTGGCTTCTAAAACCGACTCCCGCACCATTCTTGATTTGAACGGCGCTGAAAAATTGCTGGGCCGCGGCGACATGTTGTTTCTCCCGCCCGGCAGTCCGGAACCCGTGAGAATTCACGGCGCATTTATTTCCCCCGAAGAAATTGAGAATATTATTGCCCATATCAGAAAACAGCCGCGTTATCCGAAACACACGTTGCCCCTCGAGAAAGAAGAAGCTGTCAGCGGCGGCCTTGAAGGCGATGGCATCGGCGGCTCCCGCGACGCGTTATTTAATGAAGCTCTGAAATTGGTTGTCCGGCATCAGCAAGGATCGATTTCCCTTTTGCAAAGGCGTTTGAAAGTCGGCTACGCCCGCGCCGCCCGTTTAATCGATGAATTGGAAGCAGCCGGAGTTGTCGGGCCATTTGACGGCAGTAAAGCCAGGGATGTGCTTTGGGATGAACAGGAACTCGAACAGGCGGATTTAAGTTAAAGCATTTGAAAAACACGTTTGATTAATTGAAAGGTTTCTAATGACTCTCATTCGGATTTCATTCCTGCTCTCAATCTTATTATCTCTGTGTTTTACTCCTCCTGCAGCCAATGCCAATTCAAAACGCGCCAAAGAGATTATAAAAAAGGTTCAAAAAAAATACAAAGAACTTCAAAGTTTAAAAGCAGATTTTGAACAAGAATTCATCTGGCAGCTTGTAGGTGAAACTCAGACGATTAAAGGGCTGCTCTATCTCAGCGCGGGTAATCATTACCGCATTGAGACGGATACCCAGACGATCGTCTCTAATGGCACCACCGTCTGGATCTACTCGGAACCTGACAACCAGGTTATTATCGATTCAATGGATAAATCCGAGGAAAATCCCCTGCCGAAGGATTTGCTCTTCCAATATTCAGAGGAATACAAACCTGAATTAGCCGGTGAAGAAAAGTTCAACGGTGAAAAAACCTATGTGCTTAACCTACTCCCCAAAGATGAAGATGCCTTTATAACGTCAATGAAAATCTGGGTTGATGCCTCGAGTTGGCTGACAATTAAAGTTGAACAAGTTGACATTAATGATAACGTCAACACCTACATCATAGGCAACATTAAAGAAAATCTGCAATTAGAAGACTCGTTGTTTAATTTTGAAATTCCAGAGGATTGTGAGGTCGTGGACCTGCGTGAAAGTCAATAGGAAGCTGCTTCATTTTCAATAGTACTATCTTCAAGGTTAAGGGCGTTAAAAATTTCAGCGCCCTTTCTTGTTATTTTAATTTTATTTTTGCTTTAGGAACCTATCGGTGGACTAGCCATTCCCCAAAAAGGCGGCATCGTCCTCGATTTGACCAAAATGAACCGGATTCTGGAAGTTAATGAAAAAGACATGTATGCTGTCATCGAGCCGGGCGTCACCTGGGGGGATATAAAGAAGTGTCTCGCTGAAAAGCACCCGACTTTGCGATTTGGCTACTCGCTCTCTCCCCCCCATACTTCGGTTCTGGCCAACTGCTTGATGAGCGGCCTGACCAATCTTTCTTTAAAACACGGAACCACTGCGGATTGGATCAATGGATTTGAAGCCGTTCTGCCAACCGGCGAAATTATTCGCACCGGAATTGGCGCGATCAGTGACATCTGGTGCAGCAGGGCGCCGATGCCCGACCTCGTGGGTTTGTTTATCAATTTTCAGGGCACGACCGGAATTGTCACCAAGCTGGCGGTTCAGCTCTGGCCGAATCATCCCTTTCGAAAACGCTTTTTTGTACTCGCTTACGACACCGAACAAATGTACGATTTTATCAATTTGCTGGTGCGCGCTGAAGTCTGCGACGACGTCGGCGGGCTTTCCTGGCCCGTCGGCAAGATGCTCTTTGGTCAAAAAAAACCGGTTTACCGAGATCCTGCTGAACCGGAGCAATTCCTTTACATCGATGTTTCTGCCGAATATGAAGATTTGTTCAATGTAAAACTGCACATCATCGACCGGCTGATAAAAGAGCAGAGGAAGAAGGGCGTGCGCCTGGAGTCTCCTCTCGATATTAAGAAGTTAGTGAAGATAGCGCCGCGATTTGAAAAGTTTGCTGACTTCCCAGCCGAGTTGGACTTTCTTCTGGAGCAAGGGGGGCTGAGCTGGGTCGGCACATTTGGTCCGACCTCGCAATGGAAAGAGGGTATCAAACGAGGTATGCAGTTGATGGAAGAACATGGTTTTCCACCCATGGTGGTAACCCGGCCCATGCAAGGTGGCCATTTTGGGGTGTTGAGATTTATCGAAGTTTTTGATAAGAATGACATGGAGCAAGTCAAACGAGTGACCGACCTCAATCAAAAGTTAAGCGACTTGGTTATTGAGTTGGGTTTCTTTCCTTATAAAACCCCGGCCTGGGTCATCGAAAGACATCGAGATAAAATCGATCCCAACTTTTTGAGGCTGGCTGGGCAAGTGAGAAACTTGCTGGATCCAAATGGGATCATGAATCCGGGAAAATGGCCCTTCTAAATTGAAAATTTGATTATTGTTAGTTGATTAATTTAAAATTCAATAATCCAGAATTCTCAAATCGTATAAAATATTCAATTATCAATAATCAATCCAGATTATGCTCCAACCTCTAATTTTCCAAAGATTTCCCCAACTCAGCAAATCAATTCCCTGGCTGCCGCTCGGACAATTTCCCACTCCAGTCGAGAGCCTCACAAACCTGGGAAAACACTTGGGACTTGAGAGTCTCTGGATTAAACGGGACGACTTAAGCGGTGAACCTTACGGCGGCAACAAAGTCCGCATGCTTGAGTTTATCCTGGCGGAAGCAAAAAAGAGAGAGGCGGAATTGCTGATTGCCTATAGCGCTCTCGGTTCAAATTGGCCGCTTGCTTGCGTGGTTTATGCTAAACTGCAAGGGTGGCCAACGGATGTTTTTTTCTTACCTTATCCAATGGACAACGTTAAAAGGCAAAATTTGGAATTAATTAATGAATTGAGTCGTAAAGTTTATTCTGCTAAATCAAAATTCACTTTTCCATTCTTGCTGTACTCACATCTGGCCAGATCCAGAAAAACCGGGTCTGTTTACCTGACTCCGCCGGGTGGCGTTTCTCCGACGACCACCCTTGGATATGTCAATGCTGCCCTCGAATTGCAGAATCAACATGAAAAGGGCGAACTGCCAATTCCTGATTTCATCTTTTGTCCTTTGGGAAGCGGCGGCACTGCAGCGGGTATTTCAATCGGGCTGACCTTGATTGGCTGGCCGACGCGAGTGATTGCAGTGAGGGTTGTCGATTTCATTGTCGCGAATAAGTTTACTTTAAATCTGTTAATTCGCAGAACACTAAAACTCATAAAAAGAAATGGCGTCAACTTGCCTAGTCGGAATTGGGGCAGTAACTTTCGCATCGAACACAACTACATTGGGAAAGGGTACAGCCGACCGACGGATTTGGGCGAACAAAGTATTGAGCTTTTTAAATCACGGGAAAGCCAACTGCTCGACTCAACTTACACCGGAAAAACATTTGCGCCGATAATCGAACTTTCCAAGGACGATCAGTTTAGAAGCAAGCATATTTTGTTTTGGCAAACGTTGAACTCTCGGAACCTGGATAATATAACTTTGCTAAACTTTTGAAGTTAGTAAAGTTGGTTTTGCAAATTCTCTTGCAACCCACCTGTTTTTTATTTATATTTTCACGTAACGATCAGGCAAAGCTATCACCCCGTTGTCTTTAAAGAGATTTAA is a window of candidate division KSB1 bacterium DNA encoding:
- a CDS encoding outer membrane lipoprotein carrier protein LolA, whose translation is MTLIRISFLLSILLSLCFTPPAANANSKRAKEIIKKVQKKYKELQSLKADFEQEFIWQLVGETQTIKGLLYLSAGNHYRIETDTQTIVSNGTTVWIYSEPDNQVIIDSMDKSEENPLPKDLLFQYSEEYKPELAGEEKFNGEKTYVLNLLPKDEDAFITSMKIWVDASSWLTIKVEQVDINDNVNTYIIGNIKENLQLEDSLFNFEIPEDCEVVDLRESQ
- a CDS encoding pyridoxal-phosphate dependent enzyme is translated as MLQPLIFQRFPQLSKSIPWLPLGQFPTPVESLTNLGKHLGLESLWIKRDDLSGEPYGGNKVRMLEFILAEAKKREAELLIAYSALGSNWPLACVVYAKLQGWPTDVFFLPYPMDNVKRQNLELINELSRKVYSAKSKFTFPFLLYSHLARSRKTGSVYLTPPGGVSPTTTLGYVNAALELQNQHEKGELPIPDFIFCPLGSGGTAAGISIGLTLIGWPTRVIAVRVVDFIVANKFTLNLLIRRTLKLIKRNGVNLPSRNWGSNFRIEHNYIGKGYSRPTDLGEQSIELFKSRESQLLDSTYTGKTFAPIIELSKDDQFRSKHILFWQTLNSRNLDNITLLNF
- a CDS encoding FAD-binding oxidoreductase, with product MTKMNRILEVNEKDMYAVIEPGVTWGDIKKCLAEKHPTLRFGYSLSPPHTSVLANCLMSGLTNLSLKHGTTADWINGFEAVLPTGEIIRTGIGAISDIWCSRAPMPDLVGLFINFQGTTGIVTKLAVQLWPNHPFRKRFFVLAYDTEQMYDFINLLVRAEVCDDVGGLSWPVGKMLFGQKKPVYRDPAEPEQFLYIDVSAEYEDLFNVKLHIIDRLIKEQRKKGVRLESPLDIKKLVKIAPRFEKFADFPAELDFLLEQGGLSWVGTFGPTSQWKEGIKRGMQLMEEHGFPPMVVTRPMQGGHFGVLRFIEVFDKNDMEQVKRVTDLNQKLSDLVIELGFFPYKTPAWVIERHRDKIDPNFLRLAGQVRNLLDPNGIMNPGKWPF